A window of the Trichoderma asperellum chromosome 4, complete sequence genome harbors these coding sequences:
- a CDS encoding uncharacterized protein (EggNog:ENOG41~SECRETED:SignalP(1-24)), with translation MRSSVYAQGAVAFFSLFTLGSAAADCYSHDDASIPSFSVADGRKLQNEIAGNKFDPQLEFPFLIEASHTASFSMGSARACLANTYSWQNTHIDQNDLRFAVQSILDECDRNDGTSKGGKIQVTGDTGLVLDVTVKDVALEC, from the exons ATGCGCTCTTCAGTCTATGCCCAGGGAGCtgttgctttcttctccctcttcacTCTGGGCTCTGCGGCCGCTGACTGCTACTCGCACGACGACGCCTCCATTCCCAGCTTCTCTGTCGCCGATGGGAGAAAACTGCAGAACGAGATTGCCGGTAACAAGTTCGACCCTCAGCTGGAGTTTCCGTTCCTCATCGAGGCTTCACATACCGCCAGCTTCAGCATGGGTAGCGCCAGAGCTTGTCTTGCGAACACGTACTCATGGCAAAACACACACATTGACCAGAATGACCTGCGTTTTGCCGTACAGAGCATCCTAGACGAGTGCGACCGAAACGATGGCACTTCCAAGGG CGGCAAAATCCAGGTTACTGGCGACACCGGCCTTGTGCTCGACGTTACCGTCAAAGACGTTGCTCTCGAATGCTGA
- a CDS encoding uncharacterized protein (EggNog:ENOG41) yields the protein MKVIIIGAGLGGLTAAYALARSGHNVEVVERSSKLNPTGGGISIRPSASKVIQSWGLQQTLEQISDRSPYVSYRELNTGEVRTTVVDAPQHADWGTTRRAMVKLLYKYATDAGARVRFGAAVAQVSDDATRASVTLEGGEQMSADLIVAADGIKSHTRRSVLSDLGPHEQWEPIVDHTTFYGFSVAATDLASDPSSTKLTENTNINTWKGEGGFVVTRYSSKFNRVGLLFAIQGETDQKGLWDENGDIEHVRRFFASSCSDMIKALKLADACDRWRVAEVPNLPRWSSQAGRVVLLGDAAHAMHPNAAQGYSTIIEDIGVLQLLLSGSAEATVPEIVNVWQAICKPRAERVKEFSRWNTKHLSGRTASAIGVSHADSVLDGIVPDGNAEFSSLEFWKWNVEYDAIAEAKKYLEKNKSLSKL from the exons ATGAAGGTCATCATTATTGGGGCTGGTCTTGGTGGCCTTACCGCCGCTTACGCTTTGGCTAGAAGCGGACACAACGTGGAAGTCGTTGAGCGTAGCTCCAAGCTAAACCCTACCGGAGgcggcatcagcatcagacCGAGCGCAAGCAAGGTCATTCAAAGCTGGGGTCTTCAGCAGACCTTGGAGCAAATCAGTGATAGATCGCCATATGTGAGCTATCGCGAACTCAATACAGGAGAGGTTCGAACCACCGTCGTCGACGCCCCTCAACATGCCGACTGGGGGACCACCAGACGGGCCATGGTCAAGCTGCTTTACAAGTATGCAACCGATGCTGGAGCGCGCGTTCGCTTCGGCGCGGCCGTGGCTCAAGTTTCTGACGATGCGACGCGTGCTTCTGTGACGCTGGAAGGCGGAGAGCAAATGTCAGCCGATCTCATCGTGGCAGCGGATGGCATCAAATCACACACTCGCCGAAGCGTGCTATCAGATCTTGGCCCCCACGAGCAATGGGAGCCCATCGTCGACCACACCACATTCTACGGCTTCAGCGTGGCGGCAACAGATTTGGCCAGCGACCCAAGCTCGACGAAGCTGACGGAAAACACAAATATCAACACGTGGAAGGGCGAGGGCGGCTTTGTGGTGACTCGATACAGCTCCAAGTTCAACCGCGTTGGGCTCCTGTTCGCCATCCAGGGAGAAACCGACCAGAAGGGCCTCTGGGACGAGAACGGCGATATCGAGCATGTGCGGCGATTCTTTGCCTCGTCATGCAGCGACATGATTAAGGCACTGAAACTCGCCGACGCCTGCGATCGCTGGAGAGTTGCTGAGGTGCCGAACCTCCCTCGATGGTCAAGCCAGGCTGGGCGAGTTGTGCTGTTGGGCGATGCCGCTCACGCAATGCATCCCAACGCCGCCCAGGGGTACTCAACCATCATCGAGGATATCGGAGTTTTGCAGCTCCTCTTGTCTGGATCTGCAGAAGCCACCGTGCCGGAGATTGTGAATGTCTGGCAGGCGATTTGCAAGCCCAGAGCAGAACGAGTCAAGGAGTTCTCGCGATGGAATACCAAGCATCTTTCTGGAAGAACTGCGAGTGCCATTGGTGTTTCTCACGCAGACAGCGTGCTTGATGGCATTGTGCCAGATGGAAATGCAGAGTTCAGCAGCTTGGAATTCTGGAAGTGGAATGTCGAGTATGATGCTATTGCTGAG GCGAAGAAATATCTTGAAAAGAATAAGAGCCTCTcgaaattataa